A portion of the Pseudomonas sp. PSE14 genome contains these proteins:
- a CDS encoding adenosylcobinamide-GDP ribazoletransferase — MPTPEQFGRATLFYPLVGLLVGALLMAVGELLVNVHLLLQAALLLALWVVISGALHLDGLADTADAWVGGLGDRERTLAIMKDPRCGPVAVVTLVVVLLLKFAALTAVLGNHQYWALLLAPWLGRCALPLLFLTTGYARPGGLGQALADHLPRRAMPWMLAGNAALMVLAGLPGMLAVAVTLVVFVWLRRRLIARLGGTTGDTAGAMVELIECAVLVALAL; from the coding sequence ATGCCGACCCCGGAGCAGTTCGGCCGGGCGACGTTGTTCTATCCGCTGGTGGGGTTGCTGGTCGGTGCGCTGCTGATGGCCGTGGGCGAGCTGCTGGTCAACGTGCACCTGCTGCTTCAGGCGGCCTTGCTGCTGGCGCTGTGGGTGGTGATCAGCGGCGCGTTGCACCTGGATGGTCTGGCCGATACGGCGGATGCCTGGGTCGGTGGTCTGGGCGATCGCGAACGCACCCTGGCGATCATGAAGGACCCGCGCTGTGGACCGGTGGCGGTGGTGACCCTGGTCGTGGTGCTGCTGCTGAAGTTCGCCGCGCTCACCGCGGTGCTCGGCAATCACCAGTACTGGGCGCTGCTGCTGGCGCCCTGGCTGGGGCGTTGCGCCTTGCCGCTGCTGTTCCTCACCACCGGATACGCCCGCCCTGGCGGCCTGGGACAGGCGCTGGCCGACCATTTGCCGCGCCGGGCGATGCCCTGGATGTTGGCGGGCAACGCCGCGCTGATGGTGCTGGCGGGGCTGCCCGGCATGCTCGCGGTGGCGGTTACCCTGGTGGTCTTCGTCTGGTTGCGCAGACGCCTCATCGCTCGCCTGGGTGGCACTACCGGAGACACTGCCGGGGCGATGGTGGAGCTGATCGAGTGCGCGGTGCTGGTGGCGCTGGCGCTCTGA
- a CDS encoding acyl-CoA dehydrogenase C-terminal domain-containing protein → MPVYKAPLRDTRFLLNEVFDFPTHYRNLVNGGEATPDMVDAILGECAKLCEEVIAPLYHSGDEEGCHLENGEVRTPKGFKEAYDAYVAGGWQGLSHPVEYGGQGLPMSLGALKQEMMGTANWPFSMYPGLSLGAMNTVMQHGTEEQKQTYLTPLTEGRWGGTMCLTEPQCGTDLGQVKTRAEANADGSYAITGTKIFISSGEHDLTENIVHIVLARLPDAPKGTRGISLFIVPKFLPGEGNTLGPRNSVTCGALEKKMGIKASATCVMNFDGATGYLIGEPNKGLECMFTFMNSARIGTAIQGVATAELAYQGALAYARERRSMRALSGTKEPGEIADSLMHHGDVRRMLLTQKAVAEGGRALIYLATQYADKMIQGLLSNDNAEYDRWDDKLGFLTPILKGCLTELGLESANLGMQVFGGHGYIKEHGMEQIVRDARIATLYEGTTGIQALDLLGRKVLLMTQGKAVRDFTRQVAKFAVELLKQEPAMRGRALTLLKLCAQWNLLTLRIALTARKQRDLVSTASHDYLMFSGYAALAYSWALQEAAARKRLRQGGSESSDFYKAKIATSDFYFARLLPRAKGHAAAMAKPVRSIMGLKTEHFAFD, encoded by the coding sequence ATGCCCGTCTACAAAGCCCCGCTGCGCGACACCCGCTTCCTGCTCAACGAAGTCTTCGATTTCCCCACGCACTACCGGAACCTGGTGAATGGCGGCGAAGCCACGCCGGACATGGTCGACGCCATCCTCGGCGAATGCGCGAAGCTCTGCGAGGAAGTGATCGCCCCGCTCTACCACAGCGGCGACGAGGAAGGCTGCCACCTGGAGAACGGCGAAGTGCGCACGCCCAAGGGCTTCAAGGAGGCCTATGACGCCTATGTGGCCGGCGGCTGGCAAGGCCTGTCGCACCCGGTGGAATACGGCGGCCAGGGTCTGCCGATGAGCCTGGGCGCGCTCAAGCAGGAGATGATGGGCACCGCCAACTGGCCTTTCTCGATGTACCCGGGGCTGTCGCTGGGCGCGATGAACACCGTGATGCAGCACGGCACCGAGGAGCAGAAGCAGACCTATCTCACCCCGCTCACCGAAGGCCGCTGGGGTGGCACCATGTGCCTGACCGAGCCGCAGTGCGGCACCGACCTGGGCCAGGTGAAGACCCGCGCCGAAGCCAACGCCGACGGCAGCTACGCCATCACTGGCACCAAGATCTTCATCTCCTCCGGCGAACACGATCTCACCGAGAACATCGTGCACATCGTCCTCGCCCGCCTGCCGGATGCACCGAAAGGTACGCGCGGCATTTCGCTGTTCATCGTGCCGAAGTTCCTTCCGGGCGAAGGCAACACACTCGGCCCGCGCAATAGCGTCACCTGCGGCGCGCTGGAAAAGAAGATGGGCATCAAGGCTTCGGCCACCTGCGTGATGAACTTCGACGGCGCCACCGGTTACCTGATCGGCGAGCCGAACAAGGGCCTGGAGTGCATGTTCACCTTCATGAACAGCGCGCGCATCGGCACCGCCATCCAGGGCGTGGCCACCGCCGAACTGGCCTATCAGGGCGCGCTGGCCTACGCCCGCGAGCGCCGCTCCATGCGTGCGCTGTCCGGCACCAAGGAGCCAGGCGAGATCGCCGACAGCCTGATGCACCACGGCGACGTGCGCCGCATGCTGCTGACCCAGAAGGCCGTGGCCGAGGGCGGCCGCGCGCTGATCTATCTGGCCACCCAGTACGCCGACAAGATGATCCAGGGCCTGCTGAGCAACGATAACGCCGAGTACGACCGCTGGGACGACAAGCTCGGCTTCCTCACCCCGATCCTCAAGGGCTGCCTGACCGAACTGGGCCTGGAGAGCGCCAACCTCGGCATGCAGGTGTTCGGCGGCCACGGCTACATCAAGGAACACGGCATGGAGCAGATCGTCCGCGATGCGCGGATCGCCACGCTCTACGAGGGCACCACCGGCATCCAGGCGCTGGACCTGCTCGGTCGCAAGGTCCTGCTGATGACCCAGGGCAAGGCCGTGCGCGACTTCACCCGGCAAGTGGCGAAGTTCGCTGTCGAGCTGCTCAAGCAGGAACCGGCCATGCGCGGCCGCGCGCTCACGCTGCTGAAGCTCTGCGCGCAGTGGAACCTGCTGACGCTGCGCATCGCCCTCACCGCCCGCAAGCAGCGCGACCTGGTGAGCACCGCCAGCCACGATTACCTGATGTTCTCCGGCTACGCCGCGCTGGCGTATTCCTGGGCGCTGCAGGAGGCCGCCGCGCGCAAACGCCTACGCCAGGGCGGCAGCGAGTCGAGCGACTTCTACAAGGCGAAGATCGCCACCAGTGACTTCTACTTCGCTCGCTTGCTGCCCCGCGCCAAGGGGCACGCGGCGGCGATGGCCAAGCCGGTGCGGTCAATCATGGGATTGAAGACGGAGCATTTCGCGTTTGATTAA
- a CDS encoding MarR family winged helix-turn-helix transcriptional regulator, with protein MLTTQCLCTKLRRSARAVTRVYDDALKGVGLTTPQFSLLRHLSRLEQPSISDLAEAMGLDRSTLGRNLKPLEGEGLVRLAEGEDLRNRIVVLTPEGLARIEQGREAWDAAQRDVAAHLGEEKRRQLEALLDELAELES; from the coding sequence ATGCTGACGACCCAATGCCTCTGTACCAAGCTGCGCCGCTCCGCCCGCGCGGTCACCCGTGTCTATGACGACGCCCTGAAGGGCGTTGGGCTGACCACGCCGCAATTTTCCCTGTTGCGGCACCTCTCGCGGCTGGAGCAGCCGAGCATTTCCGACCTGGCCGAAGCCATGGGCCTGGACCGCAGTACCCTGGGGCGCAACCTCAAGCCGTTGGAAGGCGAAGGGTTGGTGCGGCTGGCGGAGGGCGAGGACCTGCGCAACCGCATCGTGGTGCTGACCCCGGAAGGGCTGGCGCGCATCGAACAGGGCCGTGAAGCCTGGGATGCGGCGCAGCGGGATGTGGCGGCCCACCTGGGCGAGGAAAAGCGCCGTCAGTTGGAAGCCTTGCTGGATGAATTGGCCGAGCTGGAGAGTTAG
- a CDS encoding MFS transporter — translation MSRTGFWILLSGALILALSLGIRHGFGLFLAPMSAEFGWGRETFAFAIALQNLIWGIAQPFTGAIADRFGAMRTVLVGGILYAIGLVLMGYSDSAFSLSLSAGLLIGIGLSGTSFSVILGAVGRAVPLERRSMAMGISAAAGSFGQFAMLPGTLGLISWLGWSAALLALGLLVALIVPLSGLMRDKPLPIQGHEQTLGEALREAAGHSGFWLLSLGFFVCGFQVVFIGVHLPAYLVDRHLPATVGTTVLALVGLFNVFGTYIAGWLGGRMSKPKLLTGLYLLRGVVILAFLWAPLTVWTAYAFGIAMGLLWLSTVPLTNGTVATLFGVRNLSMLGGITFLFHQIGAFLGGWLGGYVYDHTGNYDLVWQISILLSLLAGLLNWPVRERPVERAALGAA, via the coding sequence CTGTCGCGTACGGGGTTCTGGATACTCTTGTCCGGCGCCCTGATCCTGGCCCTGTCCCTGGGCATCCGCCACGGCTTCGGCCTGTTCCTGGCGCCGATGAGCGCCGAGTTCGGCTGGGGGCGCGAGACCTTCGCCTTCGCCATTGCGCTGCAGAATCTCATCTGGGGCATCGCCCAGCCGTTCACCGGGGCCATCGCCGACCGCTTCGGCGCCATGCGCACCGTGCTGGTGGGCGGCATTCTCTACGCCATCGGCCTGGTGCTGATGGGCTATTCCGATTCGGCCTTCAGCCTGTCGCTGAGCGCCGGCCTGCTGATCGGCATCGGCCTCTCCGGCACCTCCTTCTCGGTGATCCTCGGCGCGGTGGGCCGCGCGGTGCCGCTGGAGCGGCGCAGCATGGCCATGGGCATCTCGGCGGCCGCCGGCTCCTTCGGCCAGTTCGCCATGCTGCCGGGTACCCTCGGCCTGATCAGTTGGCTGGGCTGGTCCGCCGCGCTGCTGGCGCTGGGGCTGCTGGTGGCGTTGATCGTCCCGCTGTCCGGGCTGATGCGTGACAAACCGCTGCCGATCCAGGGCCACGAGCAGACCCTCGGCGAGGCGCTGCGCGAGGCCGCCGGGCATTCCGGCTTCTGGCTGCTGTCGTTGGGCTTCTTCGTCTGCGGCTTCCAGGTGGTGTTCATTGGTGTGCACCTGCCGGCGTATCTGGTGGATCGCCATCTGCCGGCCACCGTTGGCACCACGGTGCTGGCGCTGGTGGGGCTGTTCAACGTCTTCGGCACTTACATCGCAGGCTGGCTCGGCGGACGGATGAGCAAGCCCAAGCTGCTCACCGGACTGTACCTGCTGCGTGGCGTGGTGATCCTTGCCTTCCTCTGGGCGCCGCTCACCGTGTGGACCGCCTACGCGTTCGGCATCGCCATGGGGTTGCTGTGGCTGTCCACGGTGCCACTCACCAACGGCACCGTCGCCACGCTGTTCGGCGTGCGCAACCTGTCGATGCTCGGCGGCATCACCTTCCTGTTCCACCAGATCGGCGCCTTCCTCGGCGGTTGGCTGGGTGGCTACGTGTATGACCACACCGGCAACTACGACCTGGTCTGGCAGATTTCCATCCTCCTCAGCCTGCTCGCCGGCCTGCTCAACTGGCCGGTGCGCGAGCGCCCGGTCGAGCGGGCGGCGCTGGGGGCGGCGTGA
- a CDS encoding glutathione peroxidase yields the protein MRLSLLALSLLLPLVAQAADCPALLKTQGELPKLRSKDVLDLCELYAGKPLVVVNTASHCGFTPQFKGLEALYQKYKGQGLEVLGVPSDDFKQEDADAAETAKICYGNYGVTFNMTSVQHVRGDEAIPLFRDLSAQADQVPRWNFFKYVVDRQGKVVAEFSSLTKPDDPELQAAVEKAIASQP from the coding sequence ATGCGTCTTTCCCTGCTCGCCCTGTCCCTGTTACTGCCCTTGGTCGCGCAAGCCGCCGACTGCCCGGCGCTGCTCAAGACCCAGGGCGAGCTGCCCAAGCTGCGCTCCAAGGATGTGCTCGACCTGTGCGAGCTGTACGCCGGCAAGCCGCTGGTGGTGGTAAACACTGCCAGTCACTGCGGCTTCACCCCGCAGTTCAAGGGGCTGGAAGCGCTGTACCAGAAGTACAAGGGGCAGGGCCTGGAAGTGCTCGGCGTGCCCTCCGACGACTTCAAGCAGGAAGACGCCGATGCCGCCGAGACCGCCAAGATCTGCTATGGCAACTACGGTGTGACCTTCAACATGACCTCGGTGCAGCACGTCCGCGGCGACGAGGCCATCCCGCTGTTCAGGGACCTCTCCGCCCAGGCCGACCAGGTGCCGCGCTGGAACTTCTTCAAGTACGTGGTGGATCGCCAGGGCAAGGTCGTGGCGGAGTTTTCCAGCTTGACCAAGCCGGATGATCCGGAGTTGCAGGCGGCAGTGGAGAAGGCCATTGCCAGTCAGCCTTGA
- a CDS encoding DUF2167 domain-containing protein has product MDGKALFLVALLAQAVAAPAFAATATSTQSEAPAPATAPAAESDEEMSPETFVASLHFKKGKVVVGDNLATFDLPENFVFLDSADAERVLEAWGNPPNAEPPLGMLMPAGVSPFEPAAWAVTVQYEESGYVSDEDAGKIDYAEMLKEMQDDLREANPEREKQGFEAIQLIGWAAPPHYDAAEKKLYWAKELKFGDSKKHTLNYNIRVLGRKGVLVLNFVAGMEQLPEIEKNVGKVLAMTEFNPGSRYVDFNPSVDKVAAYGLGALIAGKVAAKVGLFATLLVLLKKLWIVPALAIGWIARRFKRKPSNEG; this is encoded by the coding sequence ATGGATGGCAAAGCCCTCTTCCTCGTTGCATTGCTCGCCCAGGCTGTCGCCGCACCGGCGTTCGCAGCCACCGCCACGTCTACCCAGAGCGAGGCACCCGCGCCTGCCACCGCACCGGCTGCAGAATCGGACGAGGAGATGTCCCCCGAGACCTTCGTCGCCAGCCTGCACTTCAAGAAGGGCAAGGTGGTGGTGGGCGACAACCTCGCGACCTTCGATCTGCCGGAAAACTTCGTCTTCCTCGACAGCGCGGACGCCGAGCGGGTACTCGAAGCCTGGGGCAACCCGCCGAACGCGGAGCCGCCGCTGGGCATGTTGATGCCGGCCGGCGTCTCGCCCTTCGAACCCGCCGCCTGGGCGGTGACCGTGCAGTACGAGGAGAGCGGCTACGTCTCCGATGAGGACGCCGGGAAGATCGACTACGCCGAGATGCTCAAGGAAATGCAGGACGACCTGCGCGAAGCCAATCCAGAGCGCGAGAAACAGGGTTTCGAAGCCATCCAGCTGATCGGCTGGGCGGCACCGCCGCACTATGACGCGGCCGAGAAGAAGCTGTACTGGGCCAAGGAGCTGAAGTTCGGCGACAGCAAGAAACACACGCTGAACTACAACATCCGCGTGCTGGGCCGCAAAGGCGTGCTGGTGCTGAACTTCGTCGCTGGCATGGAGCAACTGCCGGAGATCGAGAAGAACGTCGGCAAGGTGCTGGCGATGACCGAGTTCAACCCGGGCAGCCGCTATGTCGACTTCAACCCCAGCGTCGACAAGGTCGCCGCCTATGGCCTGGGTGCATTGATCGCCGGCAAGGTCGCGGCCAAGGTTGGTCTGTTCGCCACCCTGCTGGTCCTGCTGAAAAAACTGTGGATCGTCCCGGCCCTGGCCATCGGCTGGATCGCCCGCCGCTTCAAGCGCAAGCCGTCGAACGAAGGCTGA
- a CDS encoding DUF3108 domain-containing protein: MRRALLFLMAVLTLPAQAFELQPFEASYTADWKQMPISGTASRSLKQGDGGRWELDFKASMLLASLTESSTFKVENDVYLPLTYRWAREGLGKNKQTELDFDWAEKQVLGSDRGDQVRQPLNKGQLDKSTYQLALQHDVAVGKKAMSYQVIEGTDTDTYDFRVLGEEKVRTQAGLITAIKVERVRDPTKSNRKTILWFAKDWDFLLVRLYQQESDGKEYQIMLKEGTVNGKAVQGEKG; this comes from the coding sequence ATGCGTAGAGCCCTGCTGTTCCTGATGGCTGTACTGACCTTGCCGGCGCAGGCTTTCGAGCTGCAGCCGTTCGAGGCCAGCTACACCGCCGACTGGAAACAGATGCCGATCAGCGGAACCGCCTCCCGCAGCCTCAAGCAAGGCGACGGCGGCCGTTGGGAACTGGACTTCAAGGCGTCCATGCTGCTCGCCAGCCTCACCGAAAGCAGCACGTTCAAGGTCGAAAACGACGTCTACCTGCCGCTGACCTACCGCTGGGCCCGTGAAGGCCTGGGCAAGAACAAGCAAACCGAGCTCGATTTCGACTGGGCCGAGAAGCAGGTGCTGGGCAGCGACCGTGGCGACCAGGTGCGCCAGCCGCTGAACAAGGGCCAGCTGGACAAGTCCACCTACCAGCTCGCGCTGCAGCACGACGTCGCCGTCGGCAAGAAAGCCATGAGCTACCAGGTGATCGAGGGTACCGACACCGATACCTACGACTTCCGCGTGCTCGGCGAGGAGAAGGTCCGCACCCAGGCCGGCCTGATCACCGCCATCAAGGTGGAGCGCGTACGCGACCCCACCAAGAGCAACCGCAAGACCATCCTCTGGTTCGCCAAGGATTGGGACTTCCTCCTCGTGCGCCTGTATCAGCAGGAGTCCGATGGCAAGGAATACCAGATCATGCTCAAGGAAGGCACCGTGAACGGCAAAGCCGTCCAGGGCGAGAAAGGCTGA
- the purN gene encoding phosphoribosylglycinamide formyltransferase — MSTPCNVVVLISGSGSNLQALIDSLADAPSSAVIRAVLSNRADAYGLERARKAGIETCFLDHKAYADRESFDAALIQAIDGFSPDLVLLAGFMRILSPGFVRHYHGRLLNIHPSLLPKYKGLHTHQRALEAGDAEHGCSVHFVTEELDGGPLVVQAAIPVQSDDTPETLAQRVHLQEHVIYPLAMRWFAEGRLRLGEQGAMLDGETLPASGHSYRT; from the coding sequence ATGTCCACACCTTGCAATGTCGTGGTGCTGATTTCCGGCTCCGGCAGCAACCTGCAAGCCCTGATCGACAGCCTCGCCGACGCCCCGTCGTCGGCGGTGATCCGCGCGGTACTTTCCAACCGCGCGGACGCCTATGGCCTGGAGCGTGCGCGCAAGGCCGGCATCGAAACCTGCTTCCTCGACCACAAGGCCTATGCCGACCGTGAAAGCTTCGATGCCGCGCTGATCCAGGCCATCGACGGCTTCAGCCCCGACCTGGTGCTGCTCGCTGGCTTCATGCGTATCCTCAGTCCGGGCTTCGTGCGCCACTACCACGGCCGCCTGCTGAACATCCATCCGTCCCTGTTGCCCAAGTACAAGGGCCTGCACACCCACCAGCGCGCGCTGGAAGCCGGCGATGCCGAGCATGGCTGCAGTGTGCACTTCGTTACCGAGGAACTTGATGGTGGTCCTCTGGTCGTACAGGCGGCAATCCCGGTACAGTCTGACGACACGCCGGAAACGCTGGCGCAGCGCGTTCACCTGCAGGAGCACGTGATCTATCCGCTGGCCATGCGCTGGTTCGCCGAAGGCCGTTTGCGCCTGGGCGAGCAAGGCGCCATGCTGGATGGGGAGACTCTCCCCGCCTCCGGCCATTCGTACCGAACCTAG